In Clostridium novyi, one genomic interval encodes:
- a CDS encoding membrane protein — translation MTEINVNINKKTEASYFDGGLLQLVGWTLLGTLITICTLGICYPWAVCMVFGWKINHTVINGRRLRFKGTAIGLFGSWIKWFILTIITFGIYSLWLGIALQKWKVKNTEFMN, via the coding sequence ATGACTGAAATAAATGTAAATATTAATAAAAAAACTGAAGCATCGTATTTTGATGGTGGATTATTACAACTTGTAGGATGGACTTTATTAGGAACTTTAATAACAATATGTACATTAGGTATATGTTATCCATGGGCAGTATGTATGGTGTTTGGATGGAAAATTAATCATACAGTAATTAATGGAAGAAGATTAAGATTCAAAGGAACAGCAATAGGTTTGTTTGGAAGTTGGATTAAATGGTTTATATTAACTATTATTACATTTGGAATTTATAGTTTATGGTTAGGAATAGCTTTACAAAAATGGAAAGTTAAAAATACCGAATTCATGAATTAA
- a CDS encoding serine protease, translating to MNCKTLDEKIKYITHNEYNYFLNKSNVVGVGLGYKIKNGFNTFQKCLSVFVSNKISYCNLSSSDIIPKYYKGIQTDVVNTGRFHLQRLNSKVRPVPGGYSIGPSTILAGGTLGCIVTDGKYYHILSCNHTLTAEQILSLNYPIVQPNALYGGKDPEDTIATLSKYIPINYKNPNSEGINYGDCAIAKIISRSKISTKIAFLGRLKGITKPFLGLEVQKVGATSELTKGIIKVINATIEFDTPQGKSIFVNQIITSRMSEAGDSGAILVDKNIKAIGMLMSANPIASSFNPIEYILNALDVKLVTG from the coding sequence ATGAATTGTAAAACACTAGATGAGAAAATAAAATATATAACACACAATGAATACAATTATTTTTTAAATAAATCAAATGTAGTGGGTGTTGGTCTTGGATATAAAATTAAAAATGGATTTAATACTTTTCAAAAATGTTTAAGTGTATTTGTCTCTAATAAAATTTCTTATTGCAACCTATCCTCCAGTGATATAATTCCTAAATACTATAAAGGAATACAAACAGATGTTGTAAATACTGGTAGATTCCATTTACAAAGATTAAACAGTAAGGTTCGTCCTGTTCCTGGAGGATATTCTATAGGGCCATCTACGATTCTAGCAGGGGGAACTCTTGGGTGTATCGTAACTGATGGTAAATATTATCATATACTAAGTTGTAACCATACCCTTACTGCAGAACAGATTTTATCTCTGAATTATCCAATAGTCCAACCAAATGCTCTATATGGAGGAAAAGATCCTGAAGATACTATAGCCACTCTCTCAAAATATATTCCTATTAATTATAAAAATCCTAATAGTGAGGGTATTAACTATGGTGATTGTGCTATAGCTAAGATAATTTCCCGTTCGAAAATTTCTACAAAAATAGCTTTTCTCGGTCGTCTAAAAGGTATAACTAAACCATTTTTGGGATTAGAGGTTCAAAAGGTTGGAGCTACATCTGAATTGACTAAAGGTATTATAAAAGTAATAAATGCAACTATTGAATTTGATACTCCCCAAGGTAAATCTATTTTTGTTAATCAAATAATAACAAGTAGAATGTCTGAAGCTGGTGATTCAGGAGCCATATTAGTAGATAAAAATATAAAAGCCATAGGTATGCTTATGTCTGCCAATCCCATAGCCTCCTCTTTTAATCCTATAGAATATATTTTGAATGCTCTTGATGTAAAACTTGTAACCGGTTAA
- a CDS encoding serine protease: MYNCFSLEEKIFHIARYKYNYFLNKSNVVGVGLGYKIKNGFNTFQKCLSVFVTNKLPLCDIYSNDIVPSYYYGIPTDVINTGAFHLQKLTKKIRPVPGGYDIGPALIVEGGTLGCIVTDGKYYHTLTCNHTLTAQESVTITYPITQPSCVYGGNYPEDIIAKISKFIPIKYSTSTDEYINYVDCAMAKITKRSQISTKINFLGRIKGMAKASLGLNVQKVGANTELTNGTIRSVGATVEFDEPQGKLIFVDQIVTNKMSADGDSGAILFDKNIQAIGMLMGGGSTKSVFNNIENVLNALSVKLVTG; this comes from the coding sequence TTGTATAACTGTTTTTCTCTAGAAGAAAAAATTTTCCACATTGCTAGATATAAATACAATTATTTTTTAAATAAGTCCAATGTAGTAGGTGTTGGTCTTGGATACAAAATTAAAAATGGATTTAATACTTTTCAAAAATGCTTAAGTGTATTTGTAACCAATAAACTTCCACTTTGTGACATATATTCCAATGATATAGTTCCTTCATATTATTATGGAATACCAACGGATGTTATAAATACTGGTGCATTTCATTTACAAAAATTAACCAAAAAGATTCGTCCTGTACCTGGCGGATACGATATAGGTCCAGCTCTTATTGTAGAAGGTGGAACCCTTGGTTGTATCGTAACTGATGGTAAATATTATCATACACTAACTTGTAACCACACACTTACTGCACAAGAATCTGTAACTATAACTTATCCAATAACTCAACCAAGTTGTGTATATGGTGGAAATTATCCTGAAGATATTATAGCTAAAATTTCAAAATTTATTCCTATTAAGTATTCCACTTCTACTGATGAATATATTAATTATGTAGATTGTGCTATGGCTAAGATAACTAAGCGTTCTCAAATTTCTACTAAAATAAATTTTCTTGGTCGTATAAAAGGTATGGCTAAAGCATCCTTAGGACTAAATGTTCAAAAAGTTGGAGCTAATACTGAATTAACTAATGGTACTATAAGATCAGTAGGTGCAACTGTGGAGTTTGATGAACCACAAGGGAAGCTTATTTTTGTTGATCAAATAGTAACAAATAAAATGTCTGCAGATGGTGATTCAGGAGCCATATTATTTGATAAAAATATACAAGCTATAGGTATGCTTATGGGTGGAGGTTCAACAAAATCAGTTTTTAATAATATAGAAAATGTTCTAAATGCTCTTAGTGTGAAACTTGTAACTGGTTAA
- a CDS encoding serine protease has translation MYNCSSLEKKILHIARYEYNYFLNKSNVVGVGLGYKIKNGFNTFQKCLSIFVTNKLPLCNIPSNDMVPSYYYGIPTDVINTGTFHLQKLTKRVRPVPGGYDIGPALIKEGGTLGCVVTDGKYCYLLTCNHTITLEESVPLNYSITQPSSVHGGKSPEDVIANLSKYIPLKYSTSTQQGVNYVDCAIAKISNPSEVSPEIAFLSSIRGIAKPSLGLYVQKVGEASELTNGTITSIGTTILFNEPQGKSIFLNQITTNKMGHFGDSGAILFNRNVRAVGLLMSGNETRSTFNPIETVLKALDVKLITS, from the coding sequence TTGTATAACTGTTCTTCCTTAGAAAAGAAAATTCTTCATATTGCAAGGTATGAGTATAACTACTTTTTAAATAAATCTAATGTGGTGGGTGTTGGTCTTGGATATAAAATTAAAAATGGATTTAATACTTTTCAAAAATGCTTAAGTATATTTGTAACTAATAAACTTCCACTCTGTAACATACCTTCCAATGACATGGTTCCTTCATATTATTATGGAATACCAACGGACGTTATAAATACTGGTACCTTTCATTTACAAAAATTAACCAAAAGGGTTCGTCCTGTTCCTGGTGGATACGATATAGGTCCAGCCCTTATTAAAGAAGGTGGAACCCTTGGTTGTGTAGTAACTGACGGTAAATATTGTTACCTACTAACTTGTAATCATACAATTACCTTAGAAGAAAGTGTTCCTTTAAATTACTCAATAACTCAACCAAGTAGTGTACATGGTGGAAAATCCCCTGAAGATGTTATAGCAAATCTTTCAAAATATATTCCTCTTAAATATTCAACCAGTACTCAACAAGGTGTTAATTATGTAGACTGTGCTATTGCTAAAATATCAAATCCTTCTGAAGTTTCTCCAGAAATAGCCTTTCTTAGCAGTATAAGAGGCATAGCAAAACCATCATTAGGACTTTATGTTCAAAAAGTAGGTGAAGCCTCTGAATTAACTAATGGAACTATAACATCAATAGGCACAACTATTTTATTTAATGAACCGCAAGGAAAATCTATTTTTCTTAATCAAATAACGACAAATAAAATGGGACATTTTGGTGATTCCGGTGCCATATTATTTAATAGAAATGTACGTGCTGTAGGTTTGCTTATGTCTGGAAATGAAACTAGGTCAACTTTTAATCCTATAGAAACCGTTCTAAAGGCTCTTGATGTTAAACTCATAACTAGTTAA
- a CDS encoding serine protease, whose product MCNFLSLEEKIFYIAKYKYNYFLNKSNVIGVGLGYKIKNGFNTFKKCLSVFVTSKLPCYNISSSNLVPSYYWGIPTDIVNTGVFHLQKLNNKVRPVPGGYDIGPAFIWDSGTLGCIVTDSKYYYILTCNHTITSKEFLRLNHPILQPSSVYGGRYREDTIATLSKFIPIKYSTSSEEGINYVDCAMAKITTRSQISTKINFLGRIKGMAKPSLGMSVQKVGATTELTKGNITSIGATIVFNEKQGKCIFFDQIITNKMSDFGDSGSILLDENINAIGMLMSGSPTKSTFNPIESVLNALDVKLVTS is encoded by the coding sequence TTGTGCAATTTTCTTTCATTAGAAGAAAAAATCTTTTATATTGCTAAATATAAGTATAATTATTTTCTAAATAAATCTAATGTAATAGGTGTTGGTCTTGGATATAAGATTAAAAATGGATTCAATACTTTTAAAAAATGTTTAAGTGTATTCGTAACTAGCAAACTTCCATGCTATAACATATCCTCCAGCAACTTAGTGCCTTCTTATTATTGGGGAATACCAACTGACATTGTAAATACTGGTGTATTTCATTTACAAAAACTAAACAATAAAGTTCGTCCTGTACCTGGTGGATATGATATAGGTCCGGCTTTTATTTGGGACAGTGGAACCCTTGGTTGTATTGTAACTGATAGTAAATATTATTATATATTAACTTGTAACCATACTATTACTTCAAAGGAATTTCTTAGATTAAATCATCCAATACTTCAACCAAGTTCTGTATATGGAGGAAGATATCGAGAAGATACTATAGCAACTCTTTCAAAATTTATTCCTATTAAATATTCCACTTCTAGTGAGGAAGGTATCAATTATGTAGATTGTGCTATGGCTAAGATAACTACACGTTCTCAAATTTCTACTAAAATAAATTTTCTTGGTCGTATAAAAGGTATGGCTAAACCTTCCTTAGGAATGAGTGTACAAAAAGTTGGAGCAACTACTGAATTAACTAAAGGTAATATAACTTCAATAGGTGCAACTATTGTGTTTAATGAAAAACAAGGTAAGTGTATTTTCTTTGATCAAATAATAACAAATAAAATGTCTGATTTTGGTGATTCAGGATCAATATTGCTAGACGAAAACATCAATGCTATAGGTATGCTTATGTCTGGGAGTCCAACAAAATCAACTTTTAATCCTATAGAATCTGTTTTAAATGCTCTTGATGTAAAACTTGTAACTAGTTAA